The following DNA comes from Spirulina major PCC 6313.
GCTGCTGTACTACATGACCGCAGAAGGAGCCGAAGGGAAACAAGCCTTTCTCGAAAAACGCCCCCCCGATTTTCGCCAATATCCCTGGCTACCCTAGTGGACTGTCTAGCCTCAGATGGCAAGTAACTTGAAGACTGAGCGAAGTCGAAGTCTGGTACTCCGGGGTTCGACTCCGCTCACCCCTCTGGATAACAACTCACCTTTTTAAGCTAGACAAGACACTAGTACAGCATCAAGGCTAAAAATTAGGATGCTTGTCGTGACACGACACCTGTTAATCGGTGGGTTACGGCGAATCGCTGAATTACTAGTGATAACGGGAGTTGAAGCCGCCTAACCTACCCTACTACACTATTTCAGCTAAAATAGTGCAGTAGAATTTTGATGTTTTTTTTGCATTGTAGAGAATTTCAGCGATTTTCTAATACACAGCTTTAGCTGAAACAGTCCACTATAATAAAGTAGTATTTTAACTTTGCCACGCCAGTAGGGTGCTGTTAGCGAAGCGTAACGCATCGCCACGTTGAGCTTTGGACATTCAAGAGATTGGGGAGGATACCGACACATCCTGCCCAATCTCAACGCTTTAATCCATGACGGTAACTCGCTTATGTGTCGCAATCAAACACAAACACCAAGCCGGGTGTAGCGAACCCAACGTGGTGTTTGATCGTGTTGTGATTATTTACGATCGCGAAACACACAGTTCAAGCTAGCTTGACAACGACACAGAAGACTCTTCGGGAACTTTTTGGGTGATGGGCATAGATACCGGATCAGAGACAGTGCAGTCGAGGGTTAAGGCATGTTCCAATTGACCGATCTCAATTTCTAAGTTAGGTGCTGCCGCGTTGGTAAAGGGATGAGAAGCCAAGCTACAAGCAGACCAACACCCTTTCACAGGGACACCTAATTGTGAGCAGGAACCACCCCTGCGTCCTTCGTGTTGATAGTAGCAACAGCAGCGGCAAGTCGAGGTCAAAAAAGATTTTTTATTCATTGGAGTGTTGGGGGCTAAAGAGGGGCAATGCGAAAATGGAGAGTAGTTATATGATGGATTTCAGTTTTATAAAAATGTGGAGTTGTAATAAATAGATACACAAAAAATGTGCTCTTTGTTCTTTCGTAACATTTGGTTAATTGAATTGCCCTTGACTAGGGTGTTCATAGTGGGGATCAAGAGAAACACCATTTGTTGAACGAGAGTTTGGAGAATCATTTTGTTCCACTACATTTAGATTAATCGTTTGATCTACATCTATTCTCAATCTTTAATATTTTCTTTACTGTTATTTTTTTCGCGTTTGTGGTATGTGGCGATCAAAGATAATCACCTTTCATCAATGAACTCAAAAATCAGGGTCATCCTTAATCGAAAAATGGACGGCTGAATGTGATGAAAATCACATTTTTGAGACTTTAGTCGCACAACAGGGATTCAGTCTTTTCCTTTGTCCCTACGACAATCTGAGGAAGAGTCCCAGTTCAATCCCCAGGGCTTCATGGCGCAATTCAGCAAAAATTGCTCAAACTGGCTTGATATCCAAGCAATTCTCGTTCCCCCAGAGCGCAGCAGGGCTTAACCCCCTCGATGGGATTGAATGATGGTGAGGCGGCGGCGATCGCTTCCGGTTCCGTAGGATGGCCGGTCGCGTTGCTCTCACTCGCAACCTATGATGAAGAAAGAAAACCAAACCCCCGGACTCCAGCCGGGAGTGAGCTTACACAATCAGGGTGTAGCCTCCGGTGTTTTCTTGTTGCGATCGCAACATTCTCCCCCTCATGCCCGTATCTCCCGTTTGCCCTTGGCTTCGGCTCGCCCTTGTGGGCAGTAGCCTAATCACGCTCCAGTCTCCCCCTAGTTTGGCCCAATCCATCACCCCCGCTGCCGATGGGACAGGGTCAGTGGTGACCCAAAGTGGGGATCTGTATCAGATTACCGGCGGCACGCTCTCCGGAGATGGGGCCAACCTGTTCCATAGCTTGGAGCAATTGGGACTGAACCCCAACGAAATCGCCCAGTTTCTGGCCCAGCCTCAGATTCAGAATATTTTGGCGCGGGTGACGGGGGGGAGTCCGTCGGTGCTTCAGGGGTTGGTGCAGGTATTGGGGGGTGGGGCGAATTTGTATTTAATCAATCCGGCGGGGATCGTGTTTACGCCTACGGCTCAGATTGATGTGCCGGGGTCGTTCACGGCGACGACGAGCGATCGCATCCAGTTCGGCGATCGCGCCTTCAACGCCACCGGAGCCAACAACTACAGCACCCTCACTGGCAACCCCACCGCCTTTGAGTTTCTCAGGGCGGAACCGGGTGCGATTCTGAATGAGGCGCAGTTAAGCAATCTCGACGGGGATATTAACCTGATCGGCGGTACGGTGATCAACCTCGGCACCCTCGAAGCCCCCAACGGCCAGATTACCCTCGCCGCCGTCCCCGGTCGCCGCACCCTGCGCATCACCCAAGCCGGAACAATCCTCGCCATTGAAATTCCCCTCAGCCAAGATTTGGCCACCCTCACCCCGGCATCGCTCCAATCCTTGCTGCAACTGCCCAGCTTCCAATCGGCCGATCGCGTCACCGTCGATGATCAGGGCGTGGTGCGGATTAGCGGGTCGGATCTGACGATTACGGCGGGAGATACAGCAATTTTAGGGATTACGAAGGGAAAAATGGTGCAGATTGCCGGGGCTGGGTTGATCGTCCCTGACCCTGACGCGGTGATCACCGCTGGGGAGACCTCCGCACCCACGGTGATTCACTTTGCCGAAAATCCTGATGATCCCAACGCCTTGGTGTTTCTTGATGCCACGGTTGCGGACTACCAATCCTTGCTCTACAAGGGCAAACCCGGCACCACAACCGTCGTGGTCACCCCGGATCAGTCGGGGATCGCGACCATTACCAACACCCTCGCCCCCCGCCAAGGGGTGGATGAATTGCACCTTGTCACAGAGGGCAACGCGGGAGAAATTTGGCTAGGGCGGGACTATGTGAGCGCGGCGAATGTGGCGGAATTTAGCCAGCAATTGCAGGCCTGGAGTGCGTCCCTGAGTGAGGGGGCGGATCTGCTGCTTTATAGCTGTTTTACGGCGTTGGGTTCCGTGGGGGATGCGTTGCTGGCGAGTTTGGCGGCGGCGACGGGGGCGGATGTGGCGGCTTCGACGGATGTCACCGGGAGCGCGGCCCTGGGGGGAAATTGGACGCTGGAAAAAACCGTGGGGACGGTGGAGGCCGGTGTGGCGTTTGAGGGGGATGCGATCGCCCTCTATCCCCATACACTCGACAACTTCACCGTCACCACAACGGCCGACTCCGGAACCGGCTCCCTCCGTGACATGGTTGACCGTGCCAATCTAACGTCGGGGGTGGACACCATTCGCTTTTTAGCATCCGTTCTCGCCAGTGAGATTTGGCTTACCAGTGGCCCCGTCAATATCGATACCACCGCCGATGGCCTCACCATCACCAACTTTTTACCAGGATCAATGCGCATCCGACGCGCATCCGCCTCTGATTTTCGTCTCTTCAACATCACCGGCCCCAATCCCGTCACCCTTGAAAACCTCACTCTCCGCTTCGGCAACGTGGGAGGCTCAGAAAATGGCGGCGGCATCCAGAGTACAGGCGGCGGTTCCCTCACCCTCAATCAGGTTACTCTCGAACGCAACACCAGCGCGAATAGCGGTGGCGGCATTTTCTCAGATGGCCCTGTCACTCTCAACAACAGCACGATCAAAGACAACGCTGCCGGAAACAGGGGCGGCGGGCTCAACGCCCCCACCGTGACGCTTAACAACAGCACCCTCATCGGCAACCGCAGCACCAACGACGGCGGCGGCATTGCCACCCAGATTCTCACTGCCACCGATAGCCGCATCCAAGGCAACACCAGTGACACAGACGGCGGTGGCATCGCCAGCAATACCAGTGGGATCTTGACCGGTACAGTGGTGAGCGATAATCAGGCACTCGGCAGGGGCGGGGGAATCTATAACAGCGGCACGTTCACCCTCAGCACCAGCACGATCAGCAGTAATACAGCCACCCATGGGGGAGGAGTTTGGTCTGACGGAGATTTGAGTGTGGTTGACAGCACAATCAGCAGTAACACCGCCACCCATGGGGGAGGCCTCTACAGTCTGGGCGGCCCCTTAGCCCTGAACAACAGCACCGTCAGTGGCAATCAAGCGAGTCAAAACGGCGGTGGCATTACGAATTCCGCTTTCCTGTCCCTTATCCACAGCACGATCGCTTTCAACACAGCCGATGCCGATGGGAATGGGTTGGGGGAGGGTGGGGGCCTGTATCAGTCTGCTGGCACGGCAAACATCACCAACACCATTGTGGTGAACAACACCGGGCAGAATGGCAACCTTTCCACCTTGTCCGGTTCTTGGGGCGGCAGTACGATCCAGTCCAGTTTGCTTGATAGTGATGCGGGGGCGAATGGCCTAACCTTAAACACCGGGTTGAATCAAAACATCATTGGGGTTGACCCAATGCTGTCACCGTTGGGGAACTATGGCGGGCCAACGCAAACCCATGCTCTATCCCCGACGAGCGTGGCGGTGGATGCGGCCCAAGGATCGCAATTAACTGATCAGCGGGGGGCCAGTCGGGTCGGGACACCGGATCTGGGGGCCTATGAGTCAATGCTTCAGATTACCCAGGCGGGTGGGGATCAGAGTGCGATCGTGGATACGGCGTTTGGCGCACCGCTGACGGTGACAGCGCGAGATGCGTTTCAGTTTCAGGGGGTGGCGGGGCTGAGTGTGACTCTGGAAATCCCAGCGTCGGGGGCGAGTTTGCAGACGATGTTAACGGGGGTGACGGGGGCAGATGGGACGGTGACGTTTAATCCGGTGGCGAATACGATCGTAGGCTCCTACACAGTTCAGGCCAGCATGACGGACTTGGGAATCAGTCCGCTGCCCTTTTCCCTGACTAATACACCCGCCAGTGCAGTGGCATTTACCGTCCAAGAAAGTCTCACCACGATGACGGCGGGCACGTCCCAAGATGTGACGGTGACGGCGTTGGATCTGTTTGGCAATGTGGATACGAATTTTAGTGATCCGTTGACCTTGAGTAGCACTGATCCCACCGCGTCCCAAATTACCGGGGGAAATTTGACCGCTGGAGCCGGGACATTTGAGGTCACGTTGCGCACGGCGGGGAATCAGACGGTGACGGCTACCAGTGGCGCGATCGCTGGAAATTCGGGTCAAATTTCGGTCACAGCAGCGGCTCCGAGTCAGTTAGCGATCGCTAGCGGTAACAATCAATTCACCTCCATTAACCAAGCCTTTCCCCAATCCTTAACGGTCAAACTGAGCGACCTGTTTGGCAATCCAATCAGTGGAAATTCGATCGAATTTGCCGCCCCCACGACCGGAGCAAGCGGCACCCCCCTCCTCATTTCGGTGCTCACCGATGCCCAAGGAATTGCCTTCACACCGTTGACGGCTAATCAAGAAAGCGGGGCATTTCAGGTGACGGCCACTGCGATCGCCAGTCAGTTAACAGCCATCTTCTCCCTGCTCAATACCCTCCCGATCGTTACATCAGTTCTCCCGTCGCTTTCTGTACCCTCGCCCGCGCTGCTTTTCAATTCCCCCCAACTCGGCCAAGTGCCACAGGGATTCAATAATCCACCGCTCCCACCTGCGAGTCTCCCCAATCGAAGCGGGCAACCATCCCAAGCTCCCCCCCTCGCACCCGGAGCACAGCCTGGACAGCCCCCGCAACCAGGGCGAGGGCTGCCCCCTGTGGCCGTTGCCCTCGCGCCCGATGTGCGTAACGCCCCGCCCCAAGTGGAACAACTGGAACAAGGGGTGAATCAACCCTTTATCCAACATCTGAACCTGACCACGTTCCCCCCGCCGCCCACGCCGCAACAGGTGCAAAACACCCTGCAAACCATTGAAAGCCAGACCCAAGAAAAGCCCGCCTTGGTGTATGCCTTTTTTAAAGCGCCGGGTTCAGACCCTGAGCCAAAGGAGCAGGCGGTATTGTGGCGATTGGATCACGCTTATTCACCCCAAGGATTGGAAGAATTGGTCGCGCCGAGCGGTGATCCGCAGCCAACGGATGAATTGGAATTGGTGGTGGTGATGGGGAATGGTACGGTGTTGCGGCGGCGAGTGCCGGAGGCGGTGCGATCGCAGGTGCTCACCACAATGCGACAACTCCGACGCACGGTGATCAACCCCGACAGTCAAGGCTTTTTAGGCCATGCACAAGTCCTCCATCAGTGGCTGATTGACCCGATTACAGCAGAGTTAGAGGCGGCAGGGATCACGAATTTAACGTTTATTCTCGATCATGGCCTCCGGTCGATTCCCTGGGCAGCCTTGCACGATGGTGAGCAGTTTTTGATTGAAAACTACAGCCTGGCGATCATGCCCAGTCTCTCCCTCACCGATACCGCCTACCGTCCCTTAAATCGACCGGACATTCTCGCCATGGGAGCCTCTGATTTTCAAATGCAAGCCCCGTTACCCGGTGTTCCCACGGAATTAGCCGCGATTACGAACACGATCGCCCAGAGTCAATCGTTTCTCAATGAAGGTTTTACCCTGGCAAACTTGCAAACTGCCCGCCAAGCCGAGGCGTTTCAAATCGTCCATTTAGCAACCCATGGCGAATTTCGCCCCGGCAGCCCGGACAATTCCTACATTCAATTTTGGCGTGAACGGCTTCCCCTCAGTGATTTTCCCAGTTTGCAGTTTAATAATCCGCCGGTGGATTTGTTGGTGTTGAGTGCTTGTCAGACGGCGGTGGGTGATCCAGAGGCGGAGTTGGGGTTTGCGGGGTTGGCGGTGTTGGCGGGGGTGCGATCGGTGTTGGGGAGTTTGTGGTCAGTGAGTGATGCGGGAACGTTGGGGCTGATGACGACGTTTTATCAGGAGTTGAGTCAGTTGCCGATTAAGTCGGAAGCCTTGCGACAAGCGCAGTTGGCGATGTTGCGGGGCCAGATTCGGATTGAAGCGGGGAGGCTGATCACGCCGTCCAGTCAGATTCCCTTGCCGCAGGAGCTACAGAGCTTGGGCGATCGCACCCTGACCCATCCCTATTTTTGGAGTGCTTTTACGATGATCGGGAATCCGTGGTAAGGCGGTGAGCTTGGGTCTAAAATTAACAAGCACATCCTTCCGTCGTGATCACCGATTACGGACTTCCCCGAACGTCAAACCATGCTTGATATTAAACAGATCCGCGAAAATCCCGATTTTGTGCAAGAGCGTCTCCACCGTCGGAGTGGGGAGTATGCGATCGCAACCCTCCTCCACCTCGACCAACGCCAGCGCGATCTGCAAACCACCCGCAACAACCTCCAAGCCCAAGGCAACAGCACCGCCAAACGGATCAAAGAAAAAATCCAAAGCGGGCTAGATCCCAACGGCCCCGAAATCAGCGCGATCAAAGCCGAAGGCAGCGCGATCAAGGCCGAACTCGCCAAACTCGACCCCCAAGAAAAAGCCCTCAAAGCCGAGATTGACACCCTCCTCCTCACCCTGCCGAATTTGCCAAGCGATCGCACCCCCATCGGAGCCAACGAAACCGAAAACGTCGAACGCAGCCGCTGGGGTGACGAATACAAACCCAACCTCGACCACCCCAAAGCCCATTGGGAGATCGGCGAAACCCTGGGCATTTTAGACTTTAAACGCGCCGTCAAAGTCGCCCAAAGCCGCTTTGTGAACCTGATCGGTTCTGGTGCAGCCCTCGAACGCGCCCTGATTAACTTCATGCTCGATCGCCAAACCGCAGCGGGCTACACCGAAGTGATGCCCCCGGTGTTGATCAACAGTGCCAGCCTCACCGGAACGGGGCAACTTCCCAAATTTGCCGAGGAAAGTTTTCGGTGCGGCGACGATGACCTCTGGCTCACCCCCACCGCTGAAGTGCCCTTAACGAACCTTTACCGCGATGAAATTCTCGATGCGGAGCAGTTGCCGATCCACCATTGCGCCTATACTCCCTGTTTTCGCCGTGAAGCCGGCAGCTACGGCAAGGACACGCGAGGCCTGATTCGCCTCCACCAATTCAACAAAGTGGAAATGGTGAAGATCGTCCATCCTGACCATTCCGAAGCGGAACTAGAGGCGATGCTCGGCAACGCCACGGCAATTCTCGAAGCGTTGCAGTTGCCCTATCGGATTTTGGAGCTTTGCACGGGAGATCTCGGATTCACCGCGACGCGCTGCTACGACGTAGAAGTGTGGATGCCGGAGGCGGGGGCCTATCGGGAAATTTCCAGTTGCTCGAACTGCTCGGATTTCCAGGCACGGCGGGCCAGTATTCGGTTTAAAACGCCGGGCCAAAAGGGGACGAATTATGTTCACACCCTCAATGGTTCCGGCTTAGCGGTGGGGCGCACGATGGCGGCAATTTTGGAAAATTATCAGCAACCCGATGGCAGTGTGACGATTCCTGAAGCGTTGCGCCCCTATTTCGGACGGGAGGCGATCGCACCGGTATAACTATTTCATACTCAATTCACCTCGCACCCTCCCCAATGCGGAACGGGTGTCCGGTTGAACGCCATTACGGAAATTTCGGGCCATGGTTGAATTGTTGGGGTTGTTTTTGGAAATCTTAGGGGTGTGGCAGCGATCGCGCCAAGCCCGTGTCACACATCCCAGCATTGACTACGAAAAAGCCTCCCAACCCAACTGCGACCCCTGGCGATGGCGCATCCCTAACCCAGACCTCGGCCTCACCCTCGACGACACCCCCCACCGCAGCACCATCCATCTCAAAACCCGCCGCACGTTTGGGGAACGTCTCGTCGTGCTCCTGGGCTACGGAATGATCCTGATGGGGCTTTGGTTCAGCGTTGAGACGTTGATCAGCACGGGGGATCTGAGGGGATTGTTCCTGATCTGGGTGGTGTTTGGGGGCTTTGGGTGGCTGTTTTGGCTGGTGGGCAGTCGGGTGAAACGGCTAGAACTCACGCCCGATCGCCTCACGGTGGTGATGACGTTGGGGTTTCACGGGGAAATGAAACGCCGCTATCGCTGTCGCCCTAGCCTCCAGGTGACGGGAGCGTATCAAAGTATCTTGACAATGGATCGGGGTCAGGATCTGCCGGATTTTAATCTGTTGATCCAACGGGGGCGGTTCGGCAATCGGGCAAAATATATCACTGCCTGCAATCAAACCCAAGGGTCTTGGTTAGTGGCGGGAATTCTCTTCTGGTGCGATGGGTGGCAGTGCGATCGCACTGCTACCGATCGCACCGCTACCGATCACACCGCTACCGATCACACCGCTACCGATCACACCGCTACCGATCACGACGAAACCCATTCAGGATGACTTACGGATCTTGGGCGATCGCTTTGCGGTAAAGCTGCTGAATCGTTTTGAGGATGGATTCAATTACCGACGGATGATGAGCATGATCGGGGTCGAGTTCTTGCAGTTGCAGCAAAAAGCGGGCTTCTTGGGTTTGCACTTCGCCGTCGCTGTAGATTAAGGCGCTGATCGCTTCGAGGAGAGTTTGATAGTCGTCGTGGGTGTAGCGATCGCCCAAATAGCTTTTCACCCAGAGATAACATTCCTGGGGCTGCACCGGCTTCACTTCCGTCAGCAATGCCTTAATTTCGGGATCATCTACCAGGCTATTTTCCGTGGCCATACGGTGTAGATGGTTGCGTTCTTCCGGTTGAATGACACCATCAATCCAGGCTGCTCCGATCAAAATCTTGAGGAGATCTTTGGTGCTGTGGAGTTGAGAAGCAGAGGTCATGAGGGGGTCATTCTTGGTTACAACCAAAAGGCAAAATTTTCAGCCCCATTTTAGCACTGGAGCCTATCAGACTCTGGGCCAATTGACCCTGCACCATGGCTAATGCAGAGTCAAGACTTAATCTTCAGATCGTCTTGAATACCCAAAGCTCAACATGACGGTGCTGCTTCGCTAACAGCACCCTACTGGCGGGCAAGATGGGCATAACGAGCAGCGAGCAAGATGCCCGCTGCTCGTTAAATCCTTAGCGATGACTGGAGTGGGAGCGTCTCGTTCCCTAGTTCAATCGTGACGGTGCGTTACGCTTCGCTAACAGCACCCTACTGGCGGGCAAGATGGGTATAACGAGCAGCGGGCAAGATGCCCGCACTCCTTAAATCCTTAGTCGTGACTTGATTCTAGTCGTTGTCTTCGGCGGCGGGAATGTCGTCTTCGGGGGAGGCAGTGGGTTTAAGTTGGGTGAGGAGGGTTAAGACGCGATCGCCCCGCTCAATAGAACGATCTTCAATGAACTGGACATTGGGCGTGCGGCGCAGGCGAATCCGTTGCCCCAATTCCCGCCGGATAAAGCCGGTGGAGGATTCCAACCCGGCCATGGTTTGTTCCCGCACAGCATCGGAGCCGTAGATACTGACGAAAATCTTGGCATGTTGCAAATCCCCCGACACGGCCACATCGGTGACGCTGACCATGCCAGCGCCGACGCGATCGTCTTTGATTTCATGACCTAAGAGTTGGCTAACTTCGCGTTTAATCAGGGATGAAACGCGAGATACGCGGCGACTGGTAGCCATGAGGAACTCCTCTCCTACTGAGCTAAAAAAAATCCGGTGGATTAACCCTTTCCTATGTCACTATACGGGATTCAGTCCCAACATCGCGCGGAGTGTAAAGAAGATGAAGCCCGATAAGCCGATGAGAATTCCGATTAAGGCGGTCAGCCGGAGCGGACTGCTGAACATGGGGCGAACCCATTGGTAGAGGGCAAAAAAGACCCCTAGGGTAAATGTCACAAAATAGCGACAGTAGCGGAGCACATTCTCAAAAAATTCTTGCATGGTAGCGATCGCACAACAAAGATGGGTTCCCTTAACTGGTAGCATTATCCACGTAATTTCGACAAGCAACAACGTTCACAGAGCGGGGAATTTAATCGCGTGGAACATCTTGGGTTTTTAGTGGCGGGCGGCTTACTGTCGGGTCTGTTGGCGGGTTTGTTGGGGATTGGGGGCGGTACGGTGCTCGTGCCGATCTTGGTGGCGCTGGGCTACGGGTACGATCCATCCGTGGCCACCAGTAGTTTAGCGATCGTGATGACCTCCCTGTCCGGAACCCTGCAAAACTATCGCATGGGCTTTTTAGATTGGCGACGGGTGATCGTCCTGGCGATTCCCGCGATCGCCACCGCCCAAATCGGGCCCTTATTGGTGGGTCAGATTCCCAATTTCGTCAAAGAAGCCGCCTTTGGACTGCTGCTAATCGCCACCATTTTTCTCGTCATGCTGCGTAAGCGACTGA
Coding sequences within:
- the rbfA gene encoding 30S ribosome-binding factor RbfA; its protein translation is MATSRRVSRVSSLIKREVSQLLGHEIKDDRVGAGMVSVTDVAVSGDLQHAKIFVSIYGSDAVREQTMAGLESSTGFIRRELGQRIRLRRTPNVQFIEDRSIERGDRVLTLLTQLKPTASPEDDIPAAEDND
- a CDS encoding CHAT domain-containing protein, whose translation is MPVSPVCPWLRLALVGSSLITLQSPPSLAQSITPAADGTGSVVTQSGDLYQITGGTLSGDGANLFHSLEQLGLNPNEIAQFLAQPQIQNILARVTGGSPSVLQGLVQVLGGGANLYLINPAGIVFTPTAQIDVPGSFTATTSDRIQFGDRAFNATGANNYSTLTGNPTAFEFLRAEPGAILNEAQLSNLDGDINLIGGTVINLGTLEAPNGQITLAAVPGRRTLRITQAGTILAIEIPLSQDLATLTPASLQSLLQLPSFQSADRVTVDDQGVVRISGSDLTITAGDTAILGITKGKMVQIAGAGLIVPDPDAVITAGETSAPTVIHFAENPDDPNALVFLDATVADYQSLLYKGKPGTTTVVVTPDQSGIATITNTLAPRQGVDELHLVTEGNAGEIWLGRDYVSAANVAEFSQQLQAWSASLSEGADLLLYSCFTALGSVGDALLASLAAATGADVAASTDVTGSAALGGNWTLEKTVGTVEAGVAFEGDAIALYPHTLDNFTVTTTADSGTGSLRDMVDRANLTSGVDTIRFLASVLASEIWLTSGPVNIDTTADGLTITNFLPGSMRIRRASASDFRLFNITGPNPVTLENLTLRFGNVGGSENGGGIQSTGGGSLTLNQVTLERNTSANSGGGIFSDGPVTLNNSTIKDNAAGNRGGGLNAPTVTLNNSTLIGNRSTNDGGGIATQILTATDSRIQGNTSDTDGGGIASNTSGILTGTVVSDNQALGRGGGIYNSGTFTLSTSTISSNTATHGGGVWSDGDLSVVDSTISSNTATHGGGLYSLGGPLALNNSTVSGNQASQNGGGITNSAFLSLIHSTIAFNTADADGNGLGEGGGLYQSAGTANITNTIVVNNTGQNGNLSTLSGSWGGSTIQSSLLDSDAGANGLTLNTGLNQNIIGVDPMLSPLGNYGGPTQTHALSPTSVAVDAAQGSQLTDQRGASRVGTPDLGAYESMLQITQAGGDQSAIVDTAFGAPLTVTARDAFQFQGVAGLSVTLEIPASGASLQTMLTGVTGADGTVTFNPVANTIVGSYTVQASMTDLGISPLPFSLTNTPASAVAFTVQESLTTMTAGTSQDVTVTALDLFGNVDTNFSDPLTLSSTDPTASQITGGNLTAGAGTFEVTLRTAGNQTVTATSGAIAGNSGQISVTAAAPSQLAIASGNNQFTSINQAFPQSLTVKLSDLFGNPISGNSIEFAAPTTGASGTPLLISVLTDAQGIAFTPLTANQESGAFQVTATAIASQLTAIFSLLNTLPIVTSVLPSLSVPSPALLFNSPQLGQVPQGFNNPPLPPASLPNRSGQPSQAPPLAPGAQPGQPPQPGRGLPPVAVALAPDVRNAPPQVEQLEQGVNQPFIQHLNLTTFPPPPTPQQVQNTLQTIESQTQEKPALVYAFFKAPGSDPEPKEQAVLWRLDHAYSPQGLEELVAPSGDPQPTDELELVVVMGNGTVLRRRVPEAVRSQVLTTMRQLRRTVINPDSQGFLGHAQVLHQWLIDPITAELEAAGITNLTFILDHGLRSIPWAALHDGEQFLIENYSLAIMPSLSLTDTAYRPLNRPDILAMGASDFQMQAPLPGVPTELAAITNTIAQSQSFLNEGFTLANLQTARQAEAFQIVHLATHGEFRPGSPDNSYIQFWRERLPLSDFPSLQFNNPPVDLLVLSACQTAVGDPEAELGFAGLAVLAGVRSVLGSLWSVSDAGTLGLMTTFYQELSQLPIKSEALRQAQLAMLRGQIRIEAGRLITPSSQIPLPQELQSLGDRTLTHPYFWSAFTMIGNPW
- a CDS encoding DUF751 family protein; the encoded protein is MQEFFENVLRYCRYFVTFTLGVFFALYQWVRPMFSSPLRLTALIGILIGLSGFIFFTLRAMLGLNPV
- a CDS encoding TerB family tellurite resistance protein is translated as MTSASQLHSTKDLLKILIGAAWIDGVIQPEERNHLHRMATENSLVDDPEIKALLTEVKPVQPQECYLWVKSYLGDRYTHDDYQTLLEAISALIYSDGEVQTQEARFLLQLQELDPDHAHHPSVIESILKTIQQLYRKAIAQDP
- the serS gene encoding serine--tRNA ligase, with amino-acid sequence MLDIKQIRENPDFVQERLHRRSGEYAIATLLHLDQRQRDLQTTRNNLQAQGNSTAKRIKEKIQSGLDPNGPEISAIKAEGSAIKAELAKLDPQEKALKAEIDTLLLTLPNLPSDRTPIGANETENVERSRWGDEYKPNLDHPKAHWEIGETLGILDFKRAVKVAQSRFVNLIGSGAALERALINFMLDRQTAAGYTEVMPPVLINSASLTGTGQLPKFAEESFRCGDDDLWLTPTAEVPLTNLYRDEILDAEQLPIHHCAYTPCFRREAGSYGKDTRGLIRLHQFNKVEMVKIVHPDHSEAELEAMLGNATAILEALQLPYRILELCTGDLGFTATRCYDVEVWMPEAGAYREISSCSNCSDFQARRASIRFKTPGQKGTNYVHTLNGSGLAVGRTMAAILENYQQPDGSVTIPEALRPYFGREAIAPV